The following coding sequences are from one Marinifilum sp. JC120 window:
- a CDS encoding P-II family nitrogen regulator, with amino-acid sequence MRKIEIIVRPFKVDDVKDAIAALGLKGMTVTDVKGFGRQGGHKEVYRGAEYQVDFIAKTKIEIVVDAERVPEVIDAVSEAAKTGKVGDGKIFVIPVEEVVRIRTGETGPDAI; translated from the coding sequence ATGAGAAAGATTGAAATAATTGTAAGGCCTTTCAAGGTCGATGATGTGAAGGACGCTATTGCTGCTCTTGGACTCAAGGGTATGACAGTTACTGATGTAAAAGGTTTCGGACGTCAGGGCGGACACAAGGAAGTCTACCGCGGCGCCGAGTATCAGGTAGATTTTATTGCCAAGACCAAGATTGAGATTGTTGTGGATGCTGAGCGGGTGCCCGAAGTCATTGACGCGGTTAGTGAAGCTGCCAAGACCGGAAAGGTTGGCGACGGTAAGATTTTTGTTATCCCGGTTGAGGAAGTAGTGCGTATCCGTACTGGCGAGACCGGGCCGGATGCTATTTAA
- a CDS encoding HD domain-containing protein: MNAGYPSESSIDRLLAGREILLAACSKSVPRDFPQQMCELVDGYFRARIREAVSTGILSSHEDFSIVVIGGYGRGQLAPFSDIDVLILTELTVHEDLEELASFLFHPLWDLKFDVGHGVRSVEQNLELAKSDFKVLASLLDLRFIAGREESYRRLVDEFRVEVLPVAGEEFCRILWENRAKSGKGMDSVVLEPDLKNGWGTLRDVQFIRWCADIKGDYFPLNKTDLIDLCKDEALLMQARSAVHLLRKRKQDKLILEILPDVASLCGVKGYDPAKRGNELLTSVHQAMVRVRSMGDSLFRESFDAESRSFIDHRPILGQGAELKAGLEVFGIKSRTGAPLTREARRAVSTISSADGISLTHSLKMLMDIFKGEFGWRASVEMLDSGVFNSFLPEFSKVSELVPYDGYHQYPPGRHSLLTVHKCCDVFRNEFFEGGKCIGASDFDALILGAFFHDIGKGKRNHSECGAVIAEEILSRTDFSDRFKEDVVFLVREHLLLVRSSRSIDLSSMEALRRIAEKIGSLRRLRMLFILSMADSMATGPRVWNSWSESLLREIYAGLELVLTDESFAEIDPGAQLGNAVQRIRERSVALIDPELVESLIDSMPERYLLVEDPDEIVLHMRQVLEFNRIYERDLVRKPSGKGGLGLSLVRSFETEDAKRIKLVITAKDQGFLFAAQSGVLALHSVNILSAEIFSWSDGIAVNVFIVEAPSENCPDDIWARVERSIMYALTGRLALDYRLHKISNSLLSKAVKSRVPTRIRIDNESSAQCTLIEVITQDRSGILYDMAALFSRMNIDLRMARISTTGQSVFDVFHVEGPDGGRIEDNTHLRELVSALEYALLVNG; the protein is encoded by the coding sequence ATGAATGCCGGATATCCCTCTGAATCATCCATAGACCGCTTACTGGCGGGACGTGAAATACTTCTCGCGGCATGTTCAAAGAGCGTGCCGCGGGATTTTCCGCAGCAGATGTGCGAGTTGGTGGACGGTTATTTCAGGGCCAGGATCAGGGAAGCGGTTTCCACAGGAATCCTGTCTTCCCATGAAGATTTTTCCATTGTGGTTATTGGCGGCTACGGACGCGGACAGCTTGCTCCTTTTTCAGATATTGATGTCCTTATCCTTACAGAACTTACGGTTCATGAAGATCTAGAAGAACTGGCCTCTTTTCTTTTTCATCCTCTTTGGGATCTGAAATTTGATGTGGGGCACGGGGTGCGCTCCGTGGAGCAAAATCTTGAGTTGGCAAAGTCAGATTTCAAGGTTCTGGCATCGCTTTTGGACCTCCGATTTATTGCGGGGCGTGAAGAATCGTATCGACGGCTGGTTGATGAATTCAGGGTGGAGGTACTCCCTGTTGCCGGTGAAGAGTTCTGCCGTATTCTTTGGGAGAACCGTGCAAAGAGTGGAAAGGGCATGGATTCGGTGGTCCTTGAGCCTGACCTAAAAAACGGTTGGGGGACTTTGCGGGATGTGCAGTTCATACGTTGGTGCGCGGACATCAAGGGCGATTACTTTCCTCTAAACAAGACAGACCTCATTGATCTTTGCAAGGATGAAGCTTTGCTCATGCAGGCTCGCAGTGCTGTGCACCTGTTACGTAAACGCAAGCAGGATAAGCTTATTCTTGAAATTTTACCGGATGTTGCCTCGCTGTGCGGTGTTAAGGGGTATGACCCGGCAAAGCGCGGTAATGAGCTGCTCACTTCTGTTCATCAGGCAATGGTTCGGGTGCGTTCCATGGGCGACAGTCTATTTCGTGAGTCTTTTGACGCTGAGTCCCGTTCTTTTATTGATCATCGACCAATTCTTGGACAGGGGGCCGAACTTAAGGCTGGGCTGGAAGTTTTCGGTATAAAATCCCGTACCGGGGCACCTTTGACCCGTGAGGCCCGCCGTGCGGTTTCAACGATCAGTTCCGCAGATGGGATTAGCCTGACTCATTCTCTGAAGATGCTTATGGATATTTTTAAGGGTGAATTCGGCTGGCGTGCTTCAGTGGAAATGCTTGATAGCGGGGTTTTTAATTCATTTCTTCCTGAGTTCTCAAAGGTTTCAGAACTCGTTCCGTATGATGGTTATCATCAATATCCTCCGGGTAGGCATTCCCTGCTTACCGTGCACAAATGCTGTGATGTTTTTCGTAATGAATTTTTCGAAGGCGGGAAATGTATTGGCGCGTCTGATTTTGATGCATTGATACTTGGGGCTTTTTTTCATGACATCGGTAAGGGCAAACGCAATCACAGTGAGTGCGGAGCAGTAATTGCTGAAGAAATTCTTTCGCGTACAGATTTTTCGGATCGCTTTAAGGAAGATGTTGTGTTTCTGGTGCGCGAACACCTGCTCTTGGTCCGTTCTTCACGATCCATTGATCTTAGCTCCATGGAGGCTTTGCGTAGAATCGCCGAGAAGATTGGCTCCCTGCGCAGACTGCGTATGCTCTTTATTCTTTCCATGGCTGATTCCATGGCAACCGGGCCGCGGGTTTGGAATTCGTGGAGTGAATCCTTGTTGCGGGAGATCTATGCCGGTTTGGAATTGGTTCTCACCGATGAGTCATTTGCTGAAATTGATCCCGGTGCGCAACTTGGTAATGCCGTGCAGCGCATCCGGGAACGGTCTGTAGCTCTGATTGATCCCGAATTGGTAGAATCCCTGATCGACTCTATGCCAGAACGCTATCTGCTGGTTGAGGACCCGGACGAGATTGTACTGCATATGCGGCAGGTTCTTGAATTCAACCGGATTTATGAGCGGGATCTGGTGCGTAAGCCGTCTGGCAAGGGCGGGCTGGGCCTTAGTCTGGTTCGGTCCTTTGAAACTGAGGATGCGAAACGGATTAAGCTCGTAATTACTGCCAAAGATCAAGGTTTTCTTTTTGCAGCCCAGAGCGGGGTGCTGGCCCTGCATTCGGTAAATATCCTTTCCGCTGAAATCTTCTCATGGTCCGATGGAATCGCAGTTAACGTATTTATTGTGGAAGCTCCTTCTGAAAACTGCCCTGACGATATCTGGGCCAGAGTGGAAAGGTCGATTATGTATGCCCTGACCGGAAGGCTTGCGCTTGATTACCGACTGCACAAAATAAGTAATTCTCTCCTTTCTAAAGCCGTTAAGAGCAGGGTTCCTACCCGGATCCGTATTGATAACGAATCAAGTGCGCAGTGTACTCTCATTGAGGTTATTACTCAGGATCGTTCCGGCATTCTTTATGATATGGCCGCGTTATTCTCACGCATGAATATTGACCTGCGCATGGCTCGTATTTCAACCACCGGACAATCCGTCTTTGATGTCTTCCATGTGGAAGGTCCGGATGGTGGCAGGATTGAAGATAATACCCATCTGCGGGAGCTGGTCAGTGCCCTTGAATACGCCCTTCTTGTAAACGGTTGA